A region of the Apium graveolens cultivar Ventura chromosome 6, ASM990537v1, whole genome shotgun sequence genome:
GAGGCCACCTTACTTGGAGTCATCCCTCTCGAAATTCAAAACATGCCTAGTGTTCCCGAAGAATTTACTTTTGAGATTGTTGCTTTGGGCATAACATGGATGACTCCAATTTGGGACTATGTCAAGAGATGCACTCTTCCCCAAGAAAAGAAGGAGGCTAGAAGGGTCAAGTATCAGGCGGCCCATTATGTCATCTATGATGAGGTTCTTTACAGAAGGGTCTTCAACACACCACTACTGAGGTGTGTAGATGGGGAATAATGTAGTTACATCCTAAGGGAGGtgcatgaaggcatatgtggaaATCACTCAGGGGTTAGCTTGCTAGCCCAAAAGGTCCTCAGACAGGGTTATTATTGGCCTACTCTTAAAAAAGATGCTTTTGAACTCTCCAGGGCATGTGATAAGTGCCAAAAGTATGCCAACTTCAGCAACATTCCAGCCACTCATCTCACTTCTCTTATGAGTCCTTGGCCCTTCGCTATGTGGGGGATAGATCTTATTGGGGAGCTGCCCAAAGCAAAAGGAGGAGTTAAGTATGCAGTTGTCGTAGTGGATTACTATACCAAGTGGGCAGAGGCTGAGCCCCTTTTCACTATCACCGTGAAGAAACTCAAGGAATTTGTCTACAGGGCCATTGTATGCATGTACGGGATCCCTTATCAACTTATTTCAGATAACAGGAAGCAATTTGACAGCAAGGAATTGCAGGAATTCTACGAGGCATTGGGTATCAAAAAAGGTTTTTCTGCTATTAgtcatcctcaaactaatgggcaGACGGAGGCTATCAACAAAATTATCAAACATACTTTGAAGGCTAAACTCGAAGAAAGCAAAGGAAATTGGCCTGAGGAGTTACCAAAAGTGTTATGGTCTTACAACACTACCCCAAGAAGTACAACTGGAGAGACCCCATTCTCTCAATCCTATGGGTGTGAGGCCATTGTCCTCGTGGAAGTTGGGTCAAGCTCATTTAGAAGAGATCACTATGACCCCAAAGCTAATGAGGTTAATCACAGGCTCTATCTGGATATGATTAAAAAAACAAGAGAAGACTCCCAAATGAGGCTAGCAGCCTATTAACAGCGAACTGCGAGGCACTATAATGGGATGAGTGAAGACCCTCCCCCTTAGGGtgggagatctagtcttgagaaaggTGATGCCAAACACCAATGTCCCGGGTCATGGGGTCTTAAGAGAACATTGGGAAGGTCCTTATAAGGTGAAATCCGTACTTTGGGAGGGCACTTATCTTTTGACAGACATGAATGACAAGCTTGTTCCACGAGCATGGAATACGAAACATCTCAGGAAATATTACCAGTAGTGGGAATTCACCAATTGGTAGTCTTATTTATTTATACACTTAGTATAAATAAAATAACATCCTCAGTTTAGTGGGTAATGGTTATATAAACGCCTCCCCTAATAGATGTAATGATATTGGGCTTCGTCCCTAAATATCTATGCATCGTTTATTCTTCAAATTTTTAACTTTTACTGTTAAAGATGTTTTACTTGTATTCAAGCATTCGAAGCACTTTCAGGACTAGGCCAACATGTCAGTGTGAGGCAAAAGAATCTAGGATAAAGCTTTTGGAAGCCCCCAAGAGGTCTCTTCTGTGATCCAGGATTCTCATCCATAAGTCTGTCTAATGCTAACTCATGAAGTGACAACTAAGATAAAGCCACACATGGAAAATAATTACATGATGTCTCTCGTATCTATTTTAAGCCTCTTGGAAAGAGCTAACAAATATTGAGAAAATTTAAAGATAAAATCTAAATGTGCCGCGTATGCCAATAATTCGATGAAAGGCCTACACGCTTGCATCGTGGAATGCAAGACTGGTGGAAAATAATCACATTGCCAAAATTATCATCTCATCACATGAACAACAAAGTGATCACAAAATATTTTGCAATTTTATTGTGAAAACTATATGAAGATGCATAAAAAAGCAAGCCAATAAAGCCAATAAAGCCCAAGTCCTAATGCTCAATGCCCAAGTATCAAGTCTATTCATAGGCACATGATTCAAGAAAGATTCTAGATTAATTAGCTGTCTTAGTAGTTGTTTATTTATTTTGTCCTAGGAGGGAAATTAATGCTTTTTCCTTAGCTTTGCAGTAGAAGGACAGTGGTTCATGGTCTTTGTAACAACCTATATTATAAGAGAGGATTTATCCTTTTAAAATGATCCATCTAAGGAATGAATGAAAGAGCTCCACGTTAAACCATATAGTGTTAGAGTTACAATTGTTTTCATGGTATTAGAGCTATGAATTACATCATATAGCTGGTTTGCTCATTCTTTATCACTTTATCTACATCTTTTATTGTCGAAATGGTAAAAAATGATAATGTTGTTTATGCTAGAACATCTATTGATGTCTCGAGCCCTTTGTATCTTCACCCTTCTGATGGTAAGAACTTCATGACTATTGACAAGCTTCAAGGCTCGTCTAATTATAGATCTTTCACTGTCTTCAAAACGGAAGCCTGGGATGCCTGGGATACAACTAATGAAGTGAAGAGGGATGCCTGGGATGCATGGAATAACATGATCATCTCTTGGATTCTAGGGTCGGTTTTGAATGTCATCAAAAAATCTATTATGTTTGTAAGCAGTGCTCATCATATATGGAGGCATCTTGAGCAACGTTTTTCTCTCACCAATGGATCTCAGAAATACAAATAAGGAGTTGTATGAAACCAAACAACAAAGAAAGCCAGTTATCGAATACTACATTCATATGAGGTCACTTTGGGGGGAGCTGGAGTCATTGGTCATCCTTCTTACTATTACAGCAATAACTGCAGAAATTACAACTCTAATTATTCTTGCTCAATAAAGAGAAGAGAAAAATTTGTTCCAATTCTTGAATGGATTGGATGACATATATGCTGCTCAGAGAAGCCAAATGCTTATGATGGTTGCTCTTCCCTTGGTCGAGAGTAAATAGTTTCTGAGTTACATGTCATTGATGGTGCGGAGCTACTAATGATTTATAGTAAAGAAGGAGCCACACATGACAATAAATCGATATTTACATAAATTTTTCATACCGGATTACCAACCATCTCGGTAGAAAAGAGCCCGACATCATGTCTTTGTTATCAACTCACATGTTTAGACAAAAATGTATTGCCATTAAAATAACTTTCAAGTACATGGCAGAAGTATTTCAGTAGAACAAAACACATATAAGAATAGACGAAGTCAAATTTTATCTACTACAAAACCATTCTTTTACACAAAAGTTCTAAACAAAAAAACTTAGATGATATGCTTCTACTATAGATCACATAACATACAAAAATCATTAACAACACTAGAATTAGATCTATTATGCTTCTGCTTCCATAGTAGAACACAAAATACTTGCACAAAGGACATGAAATTCCGAAAATATACTACTAGAATCATAACAGTACAAAACATTTTGTAAGGGGGAAACGAATAAAGCAAAAGAGATGTGTCAATAAATAGAAAAAAAGAATAATCAGCTGAAGATTCAGTTCAAGCCAAATTGGACAAAACACATTATACATTTGACTTCAAAcacaagaaaaagaaaaaaaactggTGTATCCAAATGCATACAAGTTCCACCCGTATATGTAAATAAAATACCAAAAATCTATtctatttaatttataaatttttgttTCGACGGCTTTACCATACACGACCCTTAAATTCTCAAGTAATTGGATTGCCACAAAATTGGAAAACTCACGCCCTCGACTGTCAATATCTTACGACTTTTTTCTCAGTTAACCTTTAGTGTGGTTTTGGTATGTATCCATCAATAGAAAAAATATGTGTAGCAGCAGACAGTGCTAAACAAAGTTCATCAAGTTTGGGACTCGCAATAACTTGACAACCCAGTCGAGATCTGCTTCGTATTAAACCCAACTCAATCTTTTTtagtaaagtataagtatgttgcATTATAAACCAAATGTATTTAGGAAAGAAACCTACGTTTCTGTGAGGCCAAAAGTAAGGTATAACATGTCATTTTTCTCGTCATTCAGATCCTCTAATTTATGTAATACTCTATATCATAAGAAAAATTCACTAAAAATTTAGTTTTATTAAAATAGATGCATGAAGTCATATTGCTAGTGAGTAGTGACCAACGTAGAAAATTGTTGTGCAGTTATACAAGCATAGGGAGAAATAGACCATCACAATTACATGATAAGTGGAACAAGCAAGCGATTCTTTAAAAGCCCCTATATTAAGAATCAAGTTTAACTATCTTTTACATATAGAGAAAGAATACCAAAATTGAACAAAACCTAATTACATATTTCAGATTGTGTAATAGGATTAAGTGCACCAAAAACAGTTCTAGATTCCAGAGTATTAGATGTTACTAGGGCATGTATTAGAGCAAAAAAAGCTTCATTAAATTAAAGACCTTACATAGGTATCTTGatgtttaaaaaaaatatgcATATTACTTTTATGACAAAAAACATAACAATTAAGTCAGAGATCATTTTTGCATCAATACACGGCCAGATAAAAAATATTTATCCAAGTGCTTACCTTCTAGTTCTATGTCATTTTCATGGGCAGCTTCCAACATAGACATGCCAACAGGGACCTTGATGGCCTTCTCCTCTCCTCCATCACCAACAAATGTCAGAGAAATTCTGCAGAATCGCATAACAAGaaaaaaatcatatatattaaCACAACTGCAGGATTTTTTGTGTATTATAAACTTCATGATTCTCAATTTGGTTCTAAATTTAAATTAAACAAGTATTGATATGTACAAAAAGCCATGAGCCTTTCAAAAAGTGTgaaaaattcagtaaaagttACAAAACATCAGGAGGTGAATCAATATTCGGATGTACAAGCTATTTTCACCATTATTCAGTTCCATCTCAATCTAGAAGATATCTAAAGCAATAAAGTGAAACTACCGCTTCTCTCTTTACTGCCATAACTCTAAAAATTCTTATCTATTTTAATTAGAAAAACATAAACTAGCTTCTATGAATTGAAATTAGACTATgctaatataatttttaaatagaATCAATcactaaataaataaaaactagCTTCTATGAATTATAAATTTGAAGCATAATTATTTTCTCGTATAGAATTCATATTTACAAACAACAATACACATAATTAAAAGTCAGATCTAATTCATATGCGTAAAAATCACATATGATTCTACtatatataaaatcacataaatacaagTATTCTTTTAAAGTAGAATCAAACAATATAAACACATAGATTATGAATGTAATGTAGaatcaaaattttaaatataacaTATTTTTAATCCACTGTAGAACCAATATTTCTATGTGTAAATATAGAACACAAATCGATATGCATTTGAATTTTGGTCAATTTTGTATAATTTTTACCGTGGAAGCAAGAACAAGCACAAACATAGTTCAAAAACTATAAAAATCACATTCTACTCTCTGAACCTCAAATATAGTATAAAACATTAAAAAACAACTTACCTATTCGATTAAACATCATTTAAAGATGAATTTCTTCCTGGAATCAACCTGaaaaaaatgaattaaatatTAGAAACATATATATTTTATCTCGAAAACCTTAAAAATACGAATTAATGACTAATACTCTCTCCGTCCCATCCATTTGTATACAAATGGTTTGGGCACTGAGGACAAGAAACATAATAAAATAATGTTAGTTTTGTTAAGATAGTGGgatgaaagagaaagaaaaagtaTAATTTAGTCAGAAAAAGTATAAAGTTGGTTAAAGTGGTGGGAccatttaatatttaataaataaagtgAGTTTAGTGGGAGAAAGTAGTGAGTGTAGTtgaattttatattataaaatatttactatttttggtaagtttgaaatgtatagaattgaatgggacattcaaaaaaggaaagtgtataGAAATGAATGGGACAGAGGGACTAACAACTTTTTATGAACCCCTTTTTGCTGAAATCTTCTACTATCAAACTCAAATCGTCAATTTCTTACTACCCTCAAATCTTCGATTCCTCCCCACTCTTGTTCTCAATATCTCATTGACTGGGTGTGTAGTTTGTGTACTATATGTATAGTTTTGAAGTATGTATCTGTTGCTGTTATAAAATATATTGCggatatattttttttattttaattaggCTTAAAAATTCTAACATTTAGAATAATGCCACTGCATTATATTTAATCTAGGCTGTTTAGAACGTTGATAGCTGTGATTGTGGTTCTATGTAGATCTCTATCTAATTAGTTCTCTCTTAATTGATCCTCTAATTATAATACCCTTTTCCATTTATGAAAAGAAAGAGGTCACAAAATGTGACGTGAATCCTTGTCTCTCCTTTCAAGCTTAGGGGAAGGGTGTATCGTGTATTCAAGCGATTTCTGAAGAATTGataataatttatggattttataagaTTTTAGTTGATTTTAAATGTTGGCGGATTTTGACGGTAAAAAATCTTTCAGAGTCTTtgtgattttatgaatttttttagaaatatttcaaaatctcatataggatttcaaaaaattaaaaatgtactaccaaatccatcaaaattcatatatttttcaaataaaacaaAATTCATGAATTTTTGAATATCATCATTTCAGTGGAATTTATAAAAGATTTtgatagatttttcaaaatttaaattaaatacaCTTAGATTTTAATGAATTTTTAATAATCCAAATTGAATAGATTTTGAAAGATTTTTCAAAATCTGAATTGAATACGCATATAATTTTGTGcttaaaaatcttttaaaattttgatCGAATACACCCAGTCTATTACCATTGCTGCAAGCTGAGAACAGGTATATTTCTTCATCATGGTTTATGTTggtaaatattttatttatattgttgaatTATTTCATTTTATGTTGTATTTCTGATATCTATGGTCTATTCTCCGCTTGGAATGTTCTCTTTTATTTTTGCTAAATCTGTTTAGAATGTTCTAGTTCATAATTGAATTCATAGTTGTATATATATTcaattgataaaaaaaatactGGATTGTCAACTGTGGATGTATGTTGTTTAAATGCTGTGCTAGTGGCTATTACCAGGCGAACACTGGTTTTTTTAATTATTGGTACCTGTTTGTATCTCCAGAATTATGTCGAGAATTGCCAAACCAAGGCGATCTGAGAGTGGAACCGCTGCAATTGATAGAATCAGCAGCTTACCTGGAAACGTAATTGACAACATCCTAGAACGCTTGCCCATTCATGATGCAGCAAGTACAAGTGTTCTTTCTATAACGTGGAGGGATTTATGGGATTTGTACCCGAATCTGGTTTTTGATTGGGTTTTTTTCTCACGGATTGTTGCCAACAATGATACACTAGATGAAGAAAATTTAATATCGGAAGTTACACGAACTATAAATGAGATCCTTTTAGGTAACCGTGGCCCCATTTTGAAGTTCCATCTTTCGGCTCCAGAAGATCTGCCTCTTCATGAAACTCCAAATATGGATTTATGGATTAAAAACATATCAAATAATAGGGTTAGGCAGTTGAAGCTTATAATTGGACCACTAACAGCCTACAAAATACCCTCTTATTTGTTTTCCTCTTCAGAGTTAACTCATTTGAGCCTCAATAATTGTTTACTCAATCCACCGCTTAGATTTGGAGGCTTTTGTAATTTGATTGATGTTACAGTTGAGAATGTCATCATTACTGGCGACATGTCATTTGGGACCCAACTCAAGGAATTGAAGTTGAGATTTTGCTCCGGGATAGAACATTTAGAATCCCAATTTAAACAAAATCACAACCTCATCACCTTTCATATCCACAAAAGTGGAGAAATTGATCTTAAATGGTTTGAATGCACCAAAAAGTTGCGAACTCTTGGTCTCTTGTCGGAAAAAGGGGCAGATTCTAGAAAGAGTTATATCAATCTAGAAAAGCTACTTGGAAACATGATTGAAATACGTACTATCCACTTCAATGGCTCTTTTCTCAAGGTAAATTGAAACTCCTATACGAATTGAAGTAGTTAATTTTCTTTGACTAATTTGATTATTAATGCTTACAAACACTCTTGGTGCCAAGTGTTTCTCACTTTTTTTTCCGTCAATATACATGCACACATGTGTATAATAGTTATTGGAGTCAAGTGCAGGTGTTTCGAAGAGACTTATAACAACAACCAGAAAGTTGTCCCTTTACAAAGTTGAATTTTATGATTTGGTTCAGATCCGACATGTTCTTTTCTTGATGAGAAGTTTCCCCAAGCTGCAAGCTCTTGAAATAATTGTGGTAAGAACTATTAATTTAATCCCAAGCAAGTTAGATGTTCATTTGTCCTTctctaattttaatttttttgagttttttatatctcaaaatatttTGTCATTTTTTATTGGTCTGGTCATGACAGACTTGTATATTCTAGGATTGCTTCATCACGATCTTATGCAATTAGATGATATTTGAACAATGAAACTTCTTATGCTCGGAGATTTATTATAAATATTGATATTGCATAATATGCTCATGTTTTATGTATCAGACAATAAGATCACAAGCTAACTAGATTTATAAATGTTTCATGTTTATGAAAACCATCCTCATATATTTACCTTTGTACGTATTTAAATGGCAAACCAAAGGGCAACCATGGAATGGACTTGGTAGGAAGCAGGGAACCTATGGTATCATCTGTTCTGCAATATTTACAATCACCGAACCTCGTCAACCTGATTTTTGACCAACTTCAAACCGTGAAGATACATAGGATGGCCGGTTCAAGGGCTGAGCTTCATTTCATAAAGTTTTTGCTTGCATTTTCTCCAAGGCTTAGGTGGATTGAACTTCTCAACACCATGACTGATGATCCTAAAGAAGAATCGAGAATTTCAAAAGAGTTGATGAGTTTCCCTAGAACATCCAAAGTTGCACGGATAATATGGCCGTGAACTACTAGTTGCCTAGATGGTTTGGACTTTGAAAACTATTTTGTAGTGGAGTGCACCTTGTGTTAGAAAGATGTTGAAACTTATCTAAACTTCGCATAATGGTGTTATTTTGTAGAGCAATCCTGTAGTTGGCTCCCGTATTTGGTTTGTGGTATAACTTGTAACGTTTTCGAACTTAGCAAAtttgttgttgttattattataCAATTAGACCATGATTTTATGAGTTAAAAGTTAAACTATTAATTTGTGTTGCATGTTGGCTTCAAGAAATCACATTCAGAAAATAATCACTTCTGCTATATATATATGTTTCtactttatattataaatattaataacaATAACACCCAAAACTTTAAGCAAAGTTCAGGTTTCAACCCTCACAGCTGGTTTCTGAGGGGAACTAATTTAACAAGTTTCTCGGGAAAGCTGATAAACTTCTTACTTGCATTGATTTTTTAAGCTTGACAGATAGGAAAACATGTTTATGTTGCTACTTTTAATTCACCAAAATAAGTAACATCTTACATGGTCAATTTTCTTAAGCTTCTTTTATCATCGATTAGGCATTGAAGACCTTAAAGAATTTTAGTTGTTCTAAATTTTTTGGAGGAAAAAAGTTGATATTATGTTAAGATTGAtataatttgttttaaaaaattatgataTATCTTTTAAATTTAAATTCATGTATTCaagatataataaatattttaacttatttttaaaatttttgaataatttttcaTATACTCCTTGGGTCCTTAATTAATTGTCTAGTTCTGACTTTTGGGGTTCAATTGACTAAATTTTAAGTGAAATttagatatatattatataattgaaaatattattaatGAATCACCCTATAAACATGTTTACATTGAAAATTGGTTCATAATATTAAATGTCTAGATTTTGTATTCAGTGTtggttaatattttattttaatattttttatcctTCGATTAGTTTGTCAATGAATGTACTTACCAGGTCCCCTGTACCACCAAGTAAACTAAGTTGTCTCTTGTGCTTGCAATTGAAtctattaaattaaatatattaaaggaTGAATGTGCTTATAACTAGTAAAAACAAATTGGTGTTAGTTgtgtaatattttaattaaaggaTGAATTTAATTAAAGGATGAATGTGCTTAAAGGATGTATGTGCTTATGGTAAAAAATGTTACTGAATTTTTTGTAGAAAAAGATGAAGGAGGAGGTTAAGGAAGGAAAGCTTAAAGTTGAAGGTACTAATGATGTGTTAACAATGGCGCTCGTAAGCCTGAGCACGGAGGCATAGTACGTGGTCAGGGAATTCATGTGAAGCAGTCGGTTTATTTTGATCTTCCGAGGGAAAAAAGCGAGGACAGTGGAAGAAAGGGTACATGAGGCAATTCAAAAGTACATGGGAGAGGAGACTCCAAAAATTATTAAAGAGAGAGATGCATTTTGGGCTGCTGAATTTGAAAAATACAACGCACATTTATCGAAAAATGGTGTACAACATGATGGTAGTCCGAAACCAAATTCGCAGCAGGCAAGCTGTCACTCTAAGGGTGGGGTTGATGTGGATGTGGATGTGGATGTAGGTGTTCATAAAAATGTGACATTGATAGATAATTTGTTTGTGGATTTAGCGGTGGAGCTTGAGGATAATAAAAAGGTGGCGGGTGAGGATGATAATGGAAGGGCTGTTGAGGAAATGAAAGTGGATTCTTCGGGTGGTTTTATATACCGATTGGCTGTTGGATCGTTGAGCAACATTGTTGCTTGTGCAGCAATTGATGAAGTACTCGTTCCCGAAGGAAATGAGAAGACTATCCATGGAGTAAGTCTTGGAGAAAAGAACGCAAGGGTGTCTATCACTAAAGTCATTCAAGGAGATGCTAAGATTTCCTTCCCTATCGGGGATGAAATTTTGACTGTTCAAGAAGCCATGGGAACTTTTATTGCATGACCGAGAAACATGATAATTGCAGGAAATAATAGCAGTACTTCTCATGTTTTGGCCGCCAAGGTCAGAATGCTTTTTTAGTATGGTTAATATATGTACTATGTGTTTGTTTAGTctgttttttaattatttttatttgcaATTATTTTAGAAAACCAAGAAATCCCGTgctaagaaaatgaagaagacgTATAAAGTAATTGAAGATGTTGAACCAGAGCTTGTTGTTCAAATTGGTCCGAATTATCCTTCTGCAATGAAACGTTTGTGGACATGGGCAAAGGAAGCCTTGAGCGGTGGCCGAACAATTTCTTTTGAGCTAAGCAAAGAAGCATTTGGCTTTACAAAGAAGCAAATCATGTTCTTATCTAATATACATGTAGTGTGCTCTGGAGGTGAAATGGTCGGCTCTGTCATTTGCCTTTTTATTCAGTAAGCTTTTCATTCAAAGTTTTTTTTCGGAGTATATAGCCTTGGAATAAATATGACAATCTTTACTAAGGACTGCTTAATTTAATTTGTAGCTTCTTGAATGAATATGTGAAGAAGCATAAGATGGTCAACATGATTAGCTTCGTAGATCCGGGCACAATTGGTGCCATTGGATGTGGCAGTGCAGTGCAGAGGTCGCGTGAATTGTGTACAAGATTTAAAGATTCTAGGAAAGGGCATCATTTTCTCCTGCCGTACAATAATGTGTAAGTATTTTTACTATCCCAAGCTATTAAGCTGTTAAGCCTTGccaattttttattaatttttttcaagaatttagCTTTTATTTTTAAGGAATGGGTTCAATTGTATAGTTAAACTCGATAATATTTGTTGTTGAAATTTATATTAATTGCATTGGTTCAGTATAAACGTAATCAAATGCCTTGACAGTTTTGAAGTTAATATAAAAGTAATCAAATACCTTAcagtatttaattgatttttttacTAGATGTTAGGTTTGTTTTTAAGACGGGGGAAATTGTATAGTTCAACCTCATAATATTTGAAGTTCAAATTTGATAATAATTGTATAGGTTCAGTTTTAAAGTTGATTTATTTACCggaatttaaattttattagTATGAGCCTTCAATTTTTGATGTTATACCTGATCATGTTTATTACAGTAAATTACTCTCTACTAATATCACATTTTGGATTATTTTTCACAAATAGTgagtttaaataatttttaggttgattttaattcaatagaaatgtaattttttttgaTGATATTTAAGTTGTTTGGGTGACAAAAAAGCATCAAATTTAGGTTTACTATTTAACAGGCACCTCTGTTTATTTTTCGTAGCAACCACTGGACCTTGACAGTTGTCAATCCAGACGCAGAGGTAGTCTACTATATGGACCCTCTTAAACGTCGAATTGCAAATGGAGAATGGGTGGATGTTATCGACAAGTAAGAGTTCACGTTATAAAATTTGATTATTAAGTCTTGACTTATAAATCTTGTCCGACCATATTTTGTAGTggttattttatgttttgataTATCTCGTTTTGGTTGTAGTGCCATTAAAATGTACAAGGAGGATTTGAAAAAGGTTCCGAAGAAGAAAGTATTGTGGGAGAACATGGcggtatttatttatttttgtgatCATATATTAATTATGTTATTAAAGGAGACTGGATATTTTAAATGAATTTTTGTTTGATATTTTAGGGAGTTCCAATGCAGACAGGGAACAAGGATTGTGGCCTGTTTGTGATGCGATACATGATAGAAATCATTCATGATAAGGAGACGAACTTTGCTAATAAGGTGACAATTGACTATCTGTGGGCCTTTTCATCCACTTTGTATTTACTCTTATAAGGGCAGAACATGTTACTTATACAAAATTTTGGATGATTTTTCAGTGGCTGCGTAGATCAAACCTGGTTTACACTGAGGATGACATCAACGAGATCAGGGTTGagtttgcaaaatattttatgaaacatTGTGCAAGCTAGGTcctttcctttcttttcttttgaacTTATCGTAAACTGGATGTTTTATGTATGTAGTTGGTGACAAGTAGACTCGTCTGAACTTATCGTATATTGACAAGTAGActcgtttgaacttatcgtatgttgacaagtagactcgtttgaacttatcgtaAAGTGGATGTTTTATGTATGTAGTTGGTGATAAGTAGACTTGCGATAATGTATTTTGTGTTCGGTGGATTGCTGGTAGTTTGGTAGGTAGATCTGGTTGTTTTGGATTGTTGAACGGATGGATTATGGTATGGTATGGATTATGGTATGGTAGTGAATTGGTTTTGTTTTGGCGGGGGCCTAGATTATGGTATGATTTTATTTTGGATTATGGTATGGATTATGGTATTTTTATTTTGGCAGGGGCCTATTTTTTGTGGTTTTTTATGCAGTTGGTTTTAATTAAATATGATATTGATATGCAAAATGCATATACCTAATAAGATAATGGTTTTTTAAAACAAAAGTAAGCATTGTATCATTTTCGGGCAACGGTTACGTCAAGTACATAATTTTGTCAAAATATAAGTCATTGTCTAAACAACAATTCAATAACACCAGTTAGTTATTAAATGTTGTTTGAACTATGAAGACATGACTTAGAACACAATATAAAAAGAATTGGTTTAAAAGGTTTTACACAACTGTTGCTTTAAACAAATCATTGCTTGAATAATAAGGAATTGGTTTTGAACTTTTTCTTGCCATTGACTCCCTGTTGTTTATTACTTAGTAAACTATTGTATTACAAATGTTTCTTCAATGGTTCCCGAAAAGTAATCGGTTATCTCTTTTGC
Encoded here:
- the LOC141664635 gene encoding adrenodoxin-like protein 1, mitochondrial, which produces MELNNGENSLISLTFVGDGGEEKAIKVPVGMSMLEAAHENDIELEGAFKESLACSTYHVIVMVYFSLCLVLHKLEDLNDEKNDMLYLTFGLTETSRLGCQVIASPKLDELCLALSAATHIFSIDGYIPKPH
- the LOC141664636 gene encoding putative F-box/LRR-repeat protein At3g44810, whose amino-acid sequence is MSRIAKPRRSESGTAAIDRISSLPGNVIDNILERLPIHDAASTSVLSITWRDLWDLYPNLVFDWVFFSRIVANNDTLDEENLISEVTRTINEILLGNRGPILKFHLSAPEDLPLHETPNMDLWIKNISNNRVRQLKLIIGPLTAYKIPSYLFSSSELTHLSLNNCLLNPPLRFGGFCNLIDVTVENVIITGDMSFGTQLKELKLRFCSGIEHLESQFKQNHNLITFHIHKSGEIDLKWFECTKKLRTLGLLSEKGADSRKSYINLEKLLGNMIEIRTIHFNGSFLKIRHVLFLMRSFPKLQALEIIVKKMKEEVKEGKLKVEGTNDVLTMALVSLSTEA
- the LOC141664637 gene encoding uncharacterized protein LOC141664637, coding for MIIAGNNSSTSHVLAAKKTKKSRAKKMKKTYKVIEDVEPELVVQIGPNYPSAMKRLWTWAKEALSGGRTISFELSKEAFGFTKKQIMFLSNIHVVCSGGEMVGSVICLFIHFLNEYVKKHKMVNMISFVDPGTIGAIGCGSAVQRSRELCTRFKDSRKGHHFLLPYNNVNHWTLTVVNPDAEVVYYMDPLKRRIANGEWVDVIDNAIKMYKEDLKKVPKKKVLWENMAGVPMQTGNKDCGLFVMRYMIEIIHDKETNFANKWLRRSNLVYTEDDINEIRVEFAKYFMKHCAS